In one window of Deltaproteobacteria bacterium DNA:
- a CDS encoding HD-GYP domain-containing protein, which translates to MDWFGRAVEKLKELLDEIPQTVTVYEKMVHPEDHDRLVAATQRHLDKQEPFLEEYRIIGKGGKIIYLRSSGICLRNEKGRPYKWVGALSDITERKKKEEELKQSIEKLHKAMGGIIQAMALTVETRDPYTAGHQRRVADLARSIGQEMGLSKDQIEAIRMAGTVHDLGKISLPAEILSKPTKLSQLEFSLIKVHPQTSYEILKDIEFPWPVARIVSQHHERINGSGYPLGLKDREILLEAKVLMVADVVEAIASHRPYRAAYGIEVALDEISKNKGILYDPEVVEACLKLFKEKRFILE; encoded by the coding sequence ATGGACTGGTTTGGCAGGGCTGTTGAGAAACTCAAGGAACTTTTAGATGAAATCCCTCAAACCGTTACCGTCTATGAAAAGATGGTTCATCCTGAAGACCACGATCGTCTTGTAGCGGCTACCCAACGGCATTTGGACAAACAGGAGCCCTTTCTGGAAGAATACCGGATCATCGGCAAGGGAGGAAAAATTATTTATTTGAGAAGCTCCGGGATTTGTTTAAGGAATGAAAAAGGGAGACCTTATAAATGGGTGGGGGCCTTGAGCGACATCACCGAGCGCAAAAAGAAGGAGGAGGAACTCAAGCAAAGCATTGAAAAATTACATAAAGCTATGGGTGGGATCATTCAGGCTATGGCCCTGACCGTGGAAACCCGTGATCCTTACACCGCCGGTCATCAACGCCGGGTCGCCGATCTGGCCCGTTCCATCGGTCAGGAAATGGGACTGTCCAAGGATCAGATTGAGGCCATCCGTATGGCCGGGACGGTACATGATTTAGGAAAGATATCGTTACCTGCCGAGATTTTGAGTAAACCTACCAAACTTTCCCAGTTGGAATTCAGCCTGATCAAGGTTCACCCGCAAACCAGTTATGAAATCTTAAAAGATATCGAATTCCCCTGGCCGGTTGCCCGGATTGTTTCCCAACATCATGAGAGGATAAACGGCTCAGGATACCCTCTTGGTCTTAAAGACCGGGAAATCCTCCTGGAAGCCAAGGTGTTAATGGTGGCCGATGTGGTCGAGGCCATCGCCTCCCACCGGCCATATCGCGCGGCTTACGGGATAGAGGTGGCCCTGGATGAAATCTCTAAAAACAAGGGGATTCTTTATGATCCCGAGGTGGTGGAGGCCTGTCTGAAGCTATTTAAGGAAAAGAGATTTATATTGGAATAG